One segment of Cellulosilyticum sp. I15G10I2 DNA contains the following:
- a CDS encoding DUF5107 domain-containing protein gives MQIKSNVKMWEETITIPTYEVSPPEKSPLFIEKRAYQGSTGKVYPLPVTEKIADVKKDKRYHAVFLENDYLQVMILPELGGRIQRALDKTNQYDFVYYNHVIKPALVGLTGPWISGGIEFNWPQHHRPSTFSPVDYKLVENPDGSCTVWVSEIDKMYGTKGMAGFTLYPDKAYIEITGQLYNRTDLPQTFLWWANPAVPVNDKTYSVFPPDVHAVMDHGKRAVSTFPIATGEYYKYDYSEGIDISRYANVKVPTSYMAYQSNFDFIGNYDEGVQAGLLHVADHHISPGKKQWTWGNSDFGVAWDRNLTDTDGPYIELMTGVFADNQPDFTWLKPYEEKTFTQYFFPYKGVGRVKNATCDALVNFTVEEGTAAICVYATSTYENARIIVKKADEVIFETSETLSPFKPYQTTLKTHLISAAGCSVIVYDIHKNILVQYDAIEKALKPTPDPAQPLNAPEELRSTEELYLAATHLEQYRHATYEPADYYLEGLRRDGTDIRLNNGYGLLLYKRGNFTESISYFKKAIEKQTWKNPNPYQGETYFNLGLALNAVHLEEDAFDAFYKATWSYEIQCAGFFWLSCLSAKKKNYKEALEFIDKSLVHNWHNMKARTLKAALLRIMQKDNLAFINESLQIDPLDLGCIYEQGLSTKNLSPWKEIMRTPVHNYLELAVDYMKCGLYDDVLAILEACDDQHPLVYYYQSYIYSLISETDKALELCKMAEAACPDYCFPNRLEEILILENAAKLYDEASFAHYYLGNLLYDKKQYEKAITHWEIAASKNEIFPITFRNLAIAYFNKRGDRLKAFDFMKKAYALEPTYSRFLLEYIQLAGKVGMSNEERLALLENNLEATRDRDVLYLEYITLLNNTGYYDKALACLLSHTFHPWEGGEGKVSGQYRYALTQKAIAAIKTGAFEEALNLLTRTLTYPDNLGEGKLPNAQDNAAYYYMGIAYRALGNHDTSTQYFKKASVGLSEPSSMLYYNDPCSDTIFYQGLASEALNNLADAKKCYHQLIAYGEKHLFDQVGYDYFAVSLPEMEVFQDSIWERNTHYCNYLIALGKLGLGDTHEAQHILKKILDKNPSYQGALQHLNDIVSL, from the coding sequence ATGCAAATAAAAAGCAACGTAAAAATGTGGGAAGAAACGATCACCATTCCTACCTATGAAGTATCTCCACCTGAGAAGAGTCCTCTGTTTATTGAAAAAAGAGCTTATCAAGGCAGTACTGGCAAAGTCTATCCGCTGCCTGTAACAGAAAAAATAGCTGATGTTAAAAAAGACAAACGCTATCATGCTGTTTTTCTAGAAAATGATTATCTGCAAGTTATGATTTTGCCAGAGCTTGGGGGAAGAATCCAAAGAGCTCTGGATAAGACAAATCAATATGATTTTGTGTATTATAATCATGTGATTAAACCTGCCCTTGTAGGTTTAACAGGCCCATGGATCTCTGGAGGGATTGAATTTAACTGGCCTCAGCATCATAGACCTTCGACTTTTTCGCCTGTTGATTATAAATTGGTTGAAAACCCAGATGGCTCCTGCACGGTTTGGGTCAGCGAAATTGATAAAATGTACGGCACAAAAGGTATGGCTGGTTTCACCCTCTATCCTGATAAAGCCTATATAGAAATTACCGGACAGCTCTACAACCGTACCGATCTCCCCCAAACCTTCTTATGGTGGGCAAATCCCGCGGTTCCTGTTAATGATAAGACCTATTCTGTATTTCCTCCCGATGTCCATGCGGTCATGGACCATGGCAAGAGAGCTGTCTCTACCTTTCCGATTGCTACTGGAGAATATTATAAGTATGACTACTCTGAGGGGATTGATATATCAAGATATGCCAATGTGAAAGTGCCTACTTCCTATATGGCCTATCAATCCAATTTCGATTTTATCGGCAACTATGATGAAGGGGTTCAGGCAGGGCTTCTGCACGTAGCCGATCATCATATTTCTCCAGGTAAAAAGCAATGGACATGGGGTAATAGTGATTTTGGTGTCGCTTGGGATAGAAATCTAACCGACACAGATGGCCCTTATATTGAACTCATGACAGGAGTATTTGCAGATAATCAACCTGATTTTACATGGCTAAAACCCTATGAAGAAAAAACATTTACCCAATATTTCTTCCCCTATAAAGGTGTAGGAAGAGTAAAAAATGCAACGTGTGATGCCCTCGTTAATTTTACTGTAGAAGAAGGTACGGCTGCTATTTGTGTCTATGCAACTTCTACCTATGAAAACGCCCGTATTATCGTAAAAAAAGCGGATGAAGTTATTTTTGAAACTTCCGAAACACTTTCACCGTTTAAGCCTTATCAGACTACTCTAAAAACGCATTTAATATCCGCAGCTGGCTGCTCAGTGATTGTTTATGACATTCATAAAAATATTCTTGTACAATATGATGCTATAGAGAAGGCGCTAAAACCCACGCCTGATCCTGCACAGCCCTTAAACGCACCAGAAGAACTAAGATCTACCGAAGAATTATATCTGGCAGCTACGCATTTAGAGCAATACCGCCATGCCACTTATGAACCGGCTGATTACTATTTAGAAGGGCTAAGACGGGACGGAACAGATATCCGCTTAAATAATGGCTACGGTCTCTTGCTGTATAAACGAGGCAACTTCACTGAAAGCATCTCTTATTTTAAGAAAGCTATTGAAAAACAAACTTGGAAGAACCCAAATCCTTACCAAGGTGAAACTTACTTCAACCTAGGGCTTGCGCTTAACGCCGTTCATTTAGAGGAGGACGCCTTTGACGCTTTTTATAAGGCAACTTGGAGCTACGAAATCCAATGTGCAGGATTTTTCTGGCTCTCTTGTCTGTCCGCTAAGAAAAAGAACTACAAAGAAGCCTTGGAATTTATTGATAAATCGCTCGTCCATAACTGGCATAATATGAAAGCACGCACACTAAAAGCTGCCCTCTTGCGAATCATGCAAAAAGATAACCTTGCATTTATCAATGAAAGTCTGCAAATAGATCCTCTAGATCTAGGCTGTATATATGAACAAGGATTATCAACGAAAAACTTATCCCCATGGAAAGAAATAATGCGCACACCTGTCCACAATTATTTAGAACTTGCTGTTGATTATATGAAATGCGGACTATATGATGATGTCCTTGCTATTTTAGAAGCCTGTGATGATCAGCATCCGCTCGTATACTACTATCAGTCTTATATCTATAGCTTAATAAGCGAAACAGATAAGGCGCTAGAGCTTTGTAAAATGGCTGAAGCTGCGTGCCCTGACTATTGTTTCCCAAATAGACTAGAAGAGATCTTAATCCTCGAAAATGCTGCTAAGCTTTATGACGAGGCCTCTTTTGCCCACTATTATTTAGGGAACTTACTGTATGATAAAAAACAATATGAAAAAGCGATCACCCATTGGGAAATCGCTGCATCCAAAAATGAAATATTCCCGATTACTTTCCGCAACTTAGCCATTGCCTATTTTAATAAACGGGGTGATAGGCTAAAAGCTTTTGACTTTATGAAGAAAGCCTACGCGCTAGAACCAACCTATTCAAGATTTTTACTGGAATATATTCAATTAGCAGGTAAAGTAGGCATGTCTAACGAAGAACGTCTTGCCTTACTTGAAAACAACCTAGAGGCAACCCGGGACCGTGATGTACTCTATCTCGAATACATTACGCTTCTTAATAATACCGGATACTATGATAAAGCCTTAGCTTGTCTGTTGTCTCATACTTTCCACCCTTGGGAAGGCGGCGAAGGTAAAGTAAGCGGACAATACCGCTACGCCCTGACCCAAAAAGCAATTGCAGCTATAAAAACCGGCGCATTTGAAGAGGCTCTTAATCTACTAACAAGGACACTTACCTATCCAGATAACCTTGGCGAAGGTAAACTGCCAAATGCACAAGATAATGCAGCCTATTACTATATGGGTATCGCTTATCGCGCATTAGGTAATCATGATACGTCCACTCAGTACTTCAAAAAAGCATCCGTCGGCTTAAGTGAACCGAGCAGCATGCTCTACTATAATGACCCCTGCTCTGATACAATCTTCTATCAAGGTCTTGCAAGCGAAGCACTAAACAACTTAGCAGATGCTAAGAAGTGTTACCATCAACTCATTGCATACGGTGAAAAGCACTTATTTGACCAAGTGGGTTATGATTACTTTGCCGTGTCACTTCCAGAAATGGAAGTGTTCCAAGATTCTATTTGGGAGCGTAATACACATTATTGCAACTATTTAATCGCTCTTGGGAAATTAGGACTAGGTGATACCCACGAAGCGCAACATATCCTCAAGAAGATCTTAGATAAAAATCCTAGTTATCAAGGCGCCCTACAACATTTAAATGATATAGTAAGTTTATAA
- a CDS encoding substrate-binding periplasmic protein, which yields MSKKEINKCLFVAFLIIVTLLLLTGCSTSKEYFDIEGALPPETTNSLGAQNQKILIVTGEYLPYVTQTQDNNGFFAELIKEVLDHSDIEYEIKFYPWARCAEMVQSGEAWASFPYGRSESNRLTYLFSDPIYTTKHKFYYLVNNEKLTDKFKSYSKISDFSNYIFGGTNSYWYGNKNDITALGIKSEWASDTDALLKMLHSGRIDFFIEDELVCSEAIKRLFVSHEKDFAALPRVAKIHDYFLIASKKYPNSQELLNTFNHSLQTLKEDGRLEQILKDNSIAIK from the coding sequence GTGTCAAAAAAAGAAATTAATAAATGTCTATTTGTAGCTTTTCTTATTATTGTGACTTTACTGCTCTTGACAGGTTGCTCTACATCAAAAGAATATTTTGATATCGAAGGCGCTTTGCCGCCTGAGACAACAAATAGTCTAGGCGCACAAAATCAAAAAATCTTAATTGTTACCGGAGAATATCTTCCTTATGTCACACAAACACAGGATAATAATGGCTTTTTTGCAGAACTTATTAAAGAAGTTCTTGATCATTCTGATATTGAATATGAAATTAAGTTCTACCCTTGGGCAAGATGTGCCGAGATGGTCCAAAGCGGCGAAGCATGGGCATCCTTTCCTTATGGGCGTTCTGAGTCTAATAGGCTAACTTATTTGTTTTCTGATCCCATTTATACAACAAAACATAAATTTTATTACTTAGTTAATAATGAGAAACTAACAGATAAATTTAAAAGCTATTCTAAGATAAGCGATTTCTCTAATTATATATTTGGTGGAACAAACAGCTATTGGTATGGGAACAAAAATGATATTACTGCATTAGGTATAAAGTCAGAGTGGGCAAGTGATACAGATGCTCTACTCAAAATGCTGCACTCTGGAAGAATTGATTTTTTTATTGAAGATGAACTTGTATGCAGTGAAGCCATAAAAAGGCTCTTTGTATCACATGAAAAAGATTTCGCTGCACTCCCCCGTGTGGCTAAGATCCATGATTACTTTCTCATTGCATCTAAAAAGTATCCTAACAGCCAAGAACTTCTTAATACATTTAATCATTCATTACAGACCCTAAAAGAAGATGGCAGACTCGAACAAATATTAAAGGATAATAGTATAGCTATTAAATGA
- a CDS encoding bifunctional diguanylate cyclase/phosphodiesterase, with product MKYFYSKKLSTSFLYPILFTVFTILILTTIYDAYNHKQRLMNALAEQADSLLNISASSAQDAFWSYNDESLKKIGDALFDYKEVIEVVILDENARIIYKHKRNTAITHQSYLFPRFVQQVYKDTQKIGEIQVVFTTYYLNKAIKNEVLSRFIQTIIVNFIIFVIILLLSRTLTKSIDEIDEGVKAFSEGNVNSRIHVKNNHEIGELAYRINRLFDTIIENSKKLSDNYFTLQHKEELLRVAEERYRYAVEGSNDAIWDWNLLTGDYYISARGAKILGLSENELMDLSTWNSFLYPEDKASFEHFHAGFHHEPDSYREFQFRIIGKSGEIRWLFCRGKGILDQSNRLIRVSGFYTDITERIKAEESINQLAYYDVLTGLPNRAMLFQYLEKLFTSPNSAVTNNISGTLLFIDLDDFRTINDTKGHVVGDQMLVQVAKDLKAEIKCDIITRIGGDEFVIIQKDCDDAQAIKLSNEIINVIRAPKVLNGYEFNLSCSIGISLFPKDGSDIDTLLMKADTAMYKAKDHGKNQFKFFEQSMNDQIVHKISMHHDIRQGLLNKEFILFYQPQVEVETGKVVGVEALVRWQHPTLGLLSPIHFIELAEETGLIIPLGEYILRTACAQSTEWEKTGYKNISMSVNISAKQFNKKTLVDDILKIIDETQMRTDLLNLEVTETVAMENLESSIAIMNSLKEKGIVFSLDDFGIGYSSLTYLKTMPFNYLKIDKQFVQSVQHDNYEEVVIKAIIEIAHSMNLTVIAEGIETKDQLQPLINYKCDHVQGYYFSPPLPKNEVEKLLMRHLP from the coding sequence GTGAAGTATTTTTATTCTAAAAAGTTGAGTACATCTTTTTTATATCCAATCTTATTCACTGTATTTACTATTCTTATACTGACGACTATTTACGATGCATATAATCACAAGCAACGGTTAATGAATGCATTAGCAGAACAGGCAGATAGCTTATTAAATATTTCAGCATCATCTGCCCAAGATGCATTTTGGAGCTATAATGATGAGAGTCTTAAAAAAATTGGTGATGCGTTATTTGATTATAAGGAAGTTATTGAAGTTGTTATTCTTGATGAAAATGCTCGTATCATTTATAAACACAAAAGAAATACAGCTATAACACATCAATCTTATCTGTTTCCCCGTTTTGTTCAGCAAGTTTATAAAGATACTCAAAAAATTGGAGAAATTCAAGTTGTATTTACTACATACTATCTTAATAAAGCGATAAAAAATGAGGTTTTATCAAGATTTATACAAACTATCATCGTTAATTTCATCATTTTCGTCATCATACTCTTATTATCACGTACACTTACAAAATCAATTGATGAAATTGATGAAGGGGTTAAAGCTTTCTCAGAGGGCAATGTCAATAGCCGCATTCATGTAAAAAATAATCATGAAATTGGGGAACTAGCTTATCGTATTAATAGGCTTTTTGACACTATTATAGAAAATAGTAAAAAGTTATCGGATAATTATTTCACATTACAGCATAAAGAAGAACTGCTTCGTGTTGCAGAGGAACGTTATCGTTATGCTGTAGAGGGTTCAAACGACGCTATTTGGGACTGGAACTTACTGACGGGGGACTATTATATTTCAGCAAGAGGCGCCAAGATCTTAGGCCTCTCAGAAAACGAACTTATGGATCTTTCAACTTGGAACTCCTTTTTGTATCCCGAGGATAAAGCCTCCTTTGAACATTTCCACGCAGGATTCCATCATGAGCCTGATAGTTATAGAGAATTTCAGTTTCGTATTATAGGAAAAAGCGGAGAAATACGTTGGTTGTTTTGTAGGGGAAAGGGTATTTTAGATCAATCAAATCGTCTGATTCGGGTTTCGGGTTTTTATACAGATATCACTGAAAGGATTAAAGCTGAAGAGTCGATTAATCAATTGGCCTATTACGATGTACTGACAGGACTCCCTAACAGAGCTATGTTATTTCAGTATTTAGAAAAACTTTTTACGTCCCCAAACAGTGCTGTTACTAATAACATAAGCGGCACATTACTATTTATAGATCTAGATGATTTTAGGACCATTAATGATACCAAAGGCCATGTTGTAGGAGATCAAATGCTTGTCCAAGTCGCCAAAGACTTGAAGGCCGAGATAAAGTGTGACATCATTACCCGAATCGGGGGAGATGAGTTTGTCATTATCCAGAAAGATTGTGATGATGCTCAGGCCATTAAACTTTCTAATGAAATTATAAATGTCATTAGAGCGCCAAAAGTACTTAATGGCTATGAATTTAATCTATCCTGTAGTATTGGTATTTCTCTCTTTCCTAAAGATGGCTCGGATATTGATACATTATTAATGAAAGCCGACACTGCGATGTATAAGGCGAAGGATCATGGAAAAAATCAATTTAAATTTTTTGAACAAAGCATGAATGACCAGATTGTTCATAAAATCTCGATGCATCATGATATACGTCAAGGACTATTAAACAAAGAATTCATTCTGTTTTATCAGCCTCAAGTGGAAGTCGAAACTGGCAAAGTTGTTGGTGTTGAAGCTTTGGTCCGCTGGCAGCATCCAACACTTGGATTATTATCACCTATTCACTTTATTGAGCTTGCAGAAGAAACCGGGCTGATTATACCCCTTGGTGAATATATTTTAAGAACAGCTTGTGCGCAGAGTACAGAGTGGGAAAAGACTGGCTATAAGAATATCTCTATGTCCGTGAATATCTCTGCAAAGCAATTTAATAAAAAGACCTTGGTGGATGATATATTAAAAATAATAGATGAAACTCAGATGAGGACCGATCTACTCAACTTAGAAGTTACTGAGACCGTTGCTATGGAAAATCTTGAGAGCTCAATAGCTATAATGAATAGTCTAAAAGAAAAAGGCATTGTCTTTTCATTAGATGATTTCGGTATAGGTTACTCCTCCCTAACTTATTTAAAAACAATGCCCTTTAATTATCTTAAGATTGATAAGCAATTTGTACAAAGCGTTCAGCATGATAACTATGAAGAGGTAGTCATTAAGGCCATTATTGAAATTGCTCATTCTATGAATCTCACTGTTATCGCAGAGGGTATAGAAACAAAAGATCAGCTTCAGCCTCTTATTAATTATAAGTGTGATCATGTTCAAGGCTATTATTTTAGCCCCCCTCTGCCTAAAAATGAAGTAGAGAAATTACTCATGCGCCATCTCCCCTAA
- a CDS encoding CAP domain-containing protein, translating into MNVTKNLDRLIVSVLVSFAVLAGSTNLYAASAPVRRTTSQPTTTSTSTSVVAYENKVLELVNVERKKAGLKPLAMDESIRKVARLKSQDMQTKKYFSHTSPTYGSPFDMMKKHGITYKTAGENIAMGQKTPEAVVKAWMNSPGHRANILKPAFTHIGVGYVATGSYWTQMFVGR; encoded by the coding sequence ATGAACGTAACTAAAAATTTAGATAGACTTATTGTATCAGTACTTGTTTCATTTGCAGTACTCGCAGGTTCAACGAACCTTTATGCAGCTTCTGCACCAGTACGCAGGACTACTTCGCAACCCACTACGACATCAACAAGTACTTCTGTTGTTGCTTATGAAAATAAAGTATTAGAACTTGTGAATGTAGAACGTAAAAAAGCAGGCCTTAAGCCTTTAGCAATGGATGAATCCATTAGAAAAGTAGCCAGACTGAAATCTCAGGATATGCAGACTAAGAAATACTTTTCTCATACGAGCCCAACTTACGGTTCACCTTTTGATATGATGAAAAAACATGGCATCACTTATAAAACAGCGGGCGAGAACATTGCTATGGGACAGAAAACACCTGAAGCAGTTGTGAAAGCTTGGATGAATAGCCCAGGGCACAGGGCGAATATCTTAAAACCAGCCTTTACGCATATCGGCGTAGGTTATGTTGCTACAGGCAGCTACTGGACGCAAATGTTTGTAGGAAGATAA
- a CDS encoding CAP domain-containing protein — protein MKINKTLFNLNRKAKLSLLSSFVVILASTSVFAQSIPVRVQNKQINLSGNEPYISNASQTMIPIRAVGQTLGLAIDWQAPYATMSGRNVKTGRNVHVKANTSTRAMNANGNTLRNSISIKNGRSYITLRALAEAFGYNVDWRNGQVDISDPKTPVTPVPAPTTPKAPVTPTPAPTTPKAPEAPAPAPTTPTAPSNSVVAYENKVLELVNVERQKAGLKPLQMDEAVRNVARKKSEDMQAKKYFDHNSPTYGSPFDMMKKFGISYQTAGENIAMGQRTPEEVVKAWMNSPGHRANILKPAFTHIGVGYVANGHYWTQMFVGR, from the coding sequence ATGAAAATAAATAAAACTTTATTTAACCTAAACAGAAAAGCTAAGTTATCACTACTGTCTTCTTTCGTAGTCATATTGGCTTCAACAAGTGTATTTGCACAATCTATTCCAGTTCGTGTACAAAATAAACAAATTAACTTAAGCGGCAATGAGCCTTATATTTCTAATGCAAGCCAAACAATGATTCCGATCCGCGCAGTAGGCCAGACCCTTGGCCTCGCTATTGATTGGCAGGCACCTTATGCTACAATGTCTGGTAGAAACGTTAAAACTGGCAGAAATGTTCATGTAAAAGCTAATACTTCTACAAGAGCTATGAATGCGAACGGTAATACCTTAAGAAATTCAATTTCTATCAAAAATGGCAGAAGTTATATTACGCTTCGCGCCTTAGCTGAAGCTTTTGGTTACAATGTAGACTGGAGAAATGGTCAAGTTGATATTTCAGATCCAAAAACACCTGTGACACCAGTGCCAGCTCCAACTACACCTAAAGCACCCGTAACGCCAACACCAGCTCCAACTACACCTAAAGCACCAGAGGCACCAGCACCAGCTCCAACTACGCCAACAGCACCTAGTAATTCTGTAGTTGCTTACGAAAACAAAGTATTAGAGCTTGTAAATGTTGAGCGTCAAAAAGCTGGCCTTAAACCACTTCAAATGGATGAAGCAGTTCGTAATGTAGCACGTAAAAAATCTGAAGATATGCAGGCTAAGAAATACTTCGATCACAATAGTCCAACTTACGGTTCACCATTTGATATGATGAAAAAGTTCGGCATCAGCTACCAAACAGCAGGTGAGAATATCGCCATGGGTCAAAGAACACCTGAAGAAGTTGTAAAAGCTTGGATGAATAGCCCAGGACATAGAGCTAACATCTTAAAACCAGCCTTTACACACATCGGTGTAGGTTATGTAGCAAACGGTCACTACTGGACGCAAATGTTCGTAGGCCGATAA
- a CDS encoding glycoside hydrolase family 13 protein codes for MKETWWKEAVVYQIYPRSFMDSNGDGIGDLKGITSKLDYLKLLGIDVIWLSPVYASPNDDNGYDISDYQNIMAEFGTMEDFDEMLEEAHKRGIKIMMDLVVNHTSDEHAWFIESKKDIDNPYRDYYIWRKGKPDGSPPNNWGSCFSGPAWQYDAATDMYFLHLFSPKQPDLNWDNAAVRKEVYDMMTWWCEKGIDGFRMDVISLISKVPGLPDDENISGPYGDFSPYCVHGPNVHKYLKEMNEKVLSQYDLMTVGETAGVTVEQAKLYAGENTNELNMVFHFEHVNLGEKYGKWTDAKVPMKDLKKVLSKWQTELKGEAWNSLYWCNHDQPRSVSKFGDDRPQCRTSSAKMLATCLHMMQGTPYIYQGEELGMTNYPFKSLDEFKDIESINAYKEWVGNGRVGHDEMMRCLSFKGRDNARTPMQWDTSENAGFTTGTPWIGVNPNYTEINAQEQVEKPDSIFHYYKTLIALRKKHKVIVYGDYELVMPESEAIFAYTRTYLGEKLLVVCNFTDQKQDMIIPEDFKGDDITCLISNYGESVYNNHVTLEPYETFVFYQDLNK; via the coding sequence ATGAAAGAAACATGGTGGAAAGAGGCGGTTGTGTACCAAATTTATCCACGAAGCTTTATGGATAGTAATGGTGATGGCATAGGAGATCTTAAAGGCATTACAAGTAAGCTCGATTATTTAAAACTATTAGGGATTGACGTGATCTGGTTATCACCGGTTTACGCTTCTCCCAATGATGATAATGGGTATGATATCAGTGACTATCAGAATATCATGGCGGAATTTGGTACCATGGAAGATTTTGATGAGATGCTAGAAGAAGCACATAAGAGAGGCATCAAAATCATGATGGATCTAGTGGTTAATCATACATCAGATGAGCATGCATGGTTTATAGAAAGCAAGAAAGATATAGATAATCCTTACCGTGATTATTATATTTGGAGAAAAGGCAAACCAGACGGCAGCCCGCCTAATAACTGGGGATCTTGTTTTAGTGGTCCAGCATGGCAGTATGATGCAGCTACAGATATGTATTTTCTGCATTTGTTTTCGCCAAAACAACCAGATCTCAACTGGGATAACGCGGCAGTACGCAAAGAAGTCTATGATATGATGACTTGGTGGTGTGAAAAAGGCATTGATGGATTTCGTATGGATGTTATCAGCCTGATTTCAAAAGTACCAGGGCTTCCAGATGATGAAAATATCTCAGGTCCTTATGGGGATTTTAGTCCTTATTGTGTACATGGCCCCAATGTGCACAAGTACTTAAAAGAAATGAATGAAAAGGTTCTATCTCAATATGACCTGATGACCGTAGGTGAAACGGCTGGTGTCACTGTAGAACAAGCTAAATTATATGCTGGTGAAAATACAAATGAGCTCAATATGGTCTTTCATTTTGAACATGTAAATCTAGGCGAAAAATATGGGAAATGGACAGATGCTAAGGTGCCGATGAAGGACCTCAAAAAGGTCTTGTCTAAGTGGCAGACAGAGCTTAAGGGAGAGGCGTGGAACAGTCTCTATTGGTGTAATCATGATCAGCCAAGATCTGTTTCTAAGTTTGGAGATGATAGACCACAGTGCCGCACAAGCTCAGCTAAGATGTTGGCAACATGCCTTCATATGATGCAGGGGACTCCTTATATTTATCAAGGAGAAGAACTTGGCATGACCAATTATCCCTTTAAAAGCTTAGATGAGTTTAAAGATATTGAAAGCATCAATGCTTATAAAGAATGGGTAGGAAATGGCCGGGTGGGCCATGATGAGATGATGCGCTGCCTCAGTTTTAAAGGGCGGGATAATGCCAGAACGCCTATGCAGTGGGATACATCTGAAAATGCAGGCTTTACCACAGGCACACCTTGGATAGGGGTCAATCCAAACTATACAGAGATCAATGCCCAAGAACAAGTTGAAAAGCCAGATTCCATTTTTCATTACTATAAGACGTTAATTGCTTTAAGAAAGAAACATAAGGTCATTGTATACGGCGATTATGAACTCGTAATGCCAGAGAGTGAAGCCATCTTCGCTTATACCAGAACGTACCTGGGAGAAAAGCTTCTGGTGGTATGTAACTTTACAGATCAAAAACAGGATATGATAATCCCAGAAGACTTTAAAGGGGATGATATAACCTGCTTGATTTCTAACTATGGAGAAAGCGTATATAATAATCATGTTACTTTAGAGCCCTATGAAACTTTTGTATTTTATCAGGATCTCAACAAATAA